In a single window of the Desulfovibrio aminophilus DSM 12254 genome:
- a CDS encoding FlxA-like family protein, with amino-acid sequence MAISAIGTGLVQGTSVFQLAGSGGASDDTTQTTASGDTVSISEEGKSLAQAAKTGTSEESNSAEDAASSTVEKIQKRIKEIQQKIQELEGSSDLTDEEKETKIQALQTELMTLQSELMMAQAKSGGNRNPGGTPAKGFASSLT; translated from the coding sequence ATGGCCATCAGCGCGATCGGCACCGGGTTGGTGCAGGGAACCAGCGTGTTCCAGCTGGCCGGTTCCGGGGGCGCCTCGGACGATACGACCCAGACCACGGCCTCCGGCGACACGGTGAGCATCTCCGAGGAGGGCAAGTCCCTGGCCCAGGCCGCCAAGACCGGCACGTCCGAAGAGTCGAATTCCGCGGAGGACGCCGCGAGCAGCACCGTGGAGAAGATCCAGAAGCGGATCAAGGAGATCCAGCAGAAGATCCAGGAGCTGGAGGGCAGTTCGGACCTGACCGACGAGGAAAAGGAAACCAAGATCCAGGCCCTGCAGACCGAGCTGATGACCCTGCAGAGCGAACTCATGATGGCCCAGGCCAAATCCGGCGGCAACCGCAACCCCGGCGGCACCCCGGCCAAAGGCTTCGCCAGCAGCCTGACCTGA
- a CDS encoding bifunctional acetate--CoA ligase family protein/GNAT family N-acetyltransferase, with amino-acid sequence MGISNLEHMFNPKSVAVIGATNEPQNPGNIVMRNIMTGGFLGPVMPVSDEAEAIAGVLTYPSVQKLPKTPDLAIVCSPLPEVPEILMRLKEFGTKAVVLLAAGYAGMDAEERADVAHTIRTVANPPDVRVLGPKCLGFMVPAVNLYASIAHAKALPGRIAFISQSDSLYTAVLDWAMSQGIGFSHIVSLGSRLDVGFSDILDYLASDPLTRSILLYVESTHDARAFMSAARAASRNKPVVVMRPGLALREVQATLAEADLGSDDVYDVAFRRAGMLRVDSIDGLFDAAQTLAQPKAVRGDRLAILTNGGSAGVQAADALLRGGGRLAELSADTREALDNALGGSWAHSNPVGVPYNAGGKEYSEALKVLVKDPGVDAVLVMHVPFAGLADEEVAQAVAETLKRVKRMVLASWLGSGSAGRARARLSDAGIPTYETPDTAIRAFLYMVEYQKNQELLIETPDSLPSDFFPDTTTAREAVLKALDSGRDGLTEPEAKDVLAAYGIPVVETRLAISAREAVIAADELGYPVAVKLRSPQISQPFDVGGVILDLESAEKVWEACAGILARVSRERPDAYIEGFTVQKMGRRPGAHELFISAAVDPTFGPVIRFGHGGMARELIQDSALALPPLSMSLARELVSRTRISRLLSGTPDHPAADLDDVSLTLIQVSQLLIDVPQIAELDINPLYADDLGVLALGARIRLTPYAGDGQGRLAIRPYPRELEECVVTKQGRKVTLRPIRPEDEPAHLEFISRLSDEDLRLRFFGVVRRDFGHKDMARFTQIDYDREMAFIATAQDERGRPETLGVVRTSTRPDNSEAEFAIVIRSDLKGSGLGSLLFQKMIRYTESRGTRHIAGQTLVENKAMQGLARKFGFAISPDPHDESMVDMVLELERRPD; translated from the coding sequence ATGGGCATCAGCAACCTCGAACACATGTTCAATCCCAAGTCCGTGGCCGTCATCGGGGCCACCAACGAGCCCCAGAATCCGGGCAACATCGTCATGCGCAACATCATGACCGGCGGTTTCCTGGGTCCGGTCATGCCCGTGTCCGACGAGGCCGAGGCCATCGCCGGCGTGCTCACCTATCCCTCGGTGCAGAAGCTGCCCAAGACCCCGGACCTGGCCATCGTCTGCAGCCCCCTGCCGGAAGTTCCAGAAATCCTCATGCGGCTCAAGGAATTCGGCACCAAGGCCGTGGTCCTGCTGGCCGCCGGATACGCGGGCATGGACGCCGAGGAGCGCGCGGACGTGGCCCACACCATCCGCACGGTGGCCAACCCGCCGGATGTCCGGGTGCTCGGGCCCAAGTGCCTGGGTTTCATGGTCCCGGCCGTGAACCTCTACGCCAGCATCGCCCACGCCAAGGCCCTGCCCGGGCGCATCGCCTTCATCTCCCAGTCCGACTCCCTGTACACGGCGGTCCTCGACTGGGCCATGTCCCAGGGCATCGGCTTCTCGCACATCGTCTCCCTGGGCAGCCGCCTGGACGTCGGTTTCTCCGACATCCTCGACTACCTGGCCTCGGACCCGCTGACCCGCTCCATCCTGCTCTACGTGGAGTCCACCCACGACGCCCGGGCCTTCATGTCCGCCGCCCGCGCCGCCTCGCGCAACAAGCCCGTGGTGGTCATGCGTCCGGGCCTGGCCCTGCGCGAGGTCCAGGCCACCCTGGCCGAGGCGGATCTGGGCTCGGACGACGTCTACGACGTGGCCTTCCGCCGCGCGGGCATGCTCCGCGTGGACAGCATCGACGGCCTATTCGACGCGGCCCAGACCCTGGCCCAGCCCAAGGCCGTGCGCGGCGACCGCTTGGCCATCCTGACCAACGGCGGCAGCGCCGGGGTCCAGGCCGCCGACGCCCTGCTGCGCGGCGGCGGGCGGCTGGCCGAACTCTCCGCCGACACCCGCGAGGCCCTGGACAACGCCCTCGGCGGCTCCTGGGCCCACTCCAACCCCGTGGGGGTTCCCTACAACGCGGGCGGCAAGGAGTACTCCGAGGCCCTCAAGGTCCTGGTCAAGGACCCGGGCGTGGACGCGGTGCTCGTGATGCACGTGCCGTTCGCCGGGTTGGCCGACGAGGAAGTGGCCCAGGCCGTGGCCGAGACCCTCAAGCGGGTCAAACGCATGGTCCTGGCCTCCTGGCTCGGCTCGGGCTCGGCCGGACGCGCGCGGGCCCGGCTCTCGGACGCGGGCATTCCCACCTACGAGACCCCGGACACGGCCATCCGCGCCTTCCTCTACATGGTCGAATACCAAAAGAACCAAGAACTACTCATCGAGACGCCGGACTCCCTGCCCTCGGATTTCTTCCCGGACACCACCACGGCCCGCGAGGCCGTGCTCAAGGCCCTGGACTCCGGCCGAGACGGGCTCACCGAGCCCGAGGCCAAGGACGTGCTGGCGGCCTACGGCATCCCGGTGGTGGAGACGCGCCTCGCCATTTCGGCCCGAGAGGCGGTCATCGCCGCCGACGAACTGGGCTATCCCGTGGCCGTGAAGCTCCGCTCGCCCCAGATATCCCAGCCCTTCGACGTGGGCGGGGTGATCCTGGACCTGGAGAGCGCGGAAAAGGTCTGGGAGGCCTGCGCGGGCATCCTCGCCCGGGTCTCCCGCGAACGCCCCGACGCCTACATCGAGGGCTTCACCGTGCAGAAGATGGGCCGCCGCCCCGGGGCCCATGAACTGTTCATCTCCGCCGCCGTGGACCCGACCTTCGGCCCGGTGATCCGCTTCGGCCACGGCGGCATGGCCCGCGAACTCATCCAGGACAGCGCCCTGGCCCTGCCGCCCCTGTCCATGAGTCTGGCCCGCGAACTCGTTTCGCGCACGCGCATCTCGCGCCTGCTCTCCGGCACCCCGGACCATCCGGCCGCCGACCTGGACGACGTCAGCCTGACCCTCATCCAGGTCTCCCAGCTGCTCATCGACGTGCCCCAGATCGCCGAGCTGGACATCAATCCGCTCTACGCCGACGACCTGGGCGTGCTGGCCCTGGGCGCGCGCATCCGGCTCACGCCCTACGCGGGCGACGGCCAGGGCCGCCTGGCCATCCGCCCCTATCCCCGCGAGCTGGAGGAGTGCGTGGTCACCAAGCAGGGCCGCAAGGTCACGCTGCGGCCCATCCGGCCCGAGGACGAACCGGCCCACCTGGAGTTCATCTCCCGGCTCAGCGACGAGGACCTGCGCCTGCGCTTCTTCGGCGTGGTGCGCCGCGACTTCGGCCACAAGGACATGGCCCGCTTCACCCAGATCGACTACGACCGCGAAATGGCCTTCATCGCCACGGCCCAGGACGAACGCGGACGGCCCGAGACCCTGGGCGTGGTGCGCACCTCCACCCGGCCGGACAACTCCGAGGCCGAATTCGCCATCGTCATCCGCTCGGACCTCAAGGGTTCGGGTCTGGGCAGCCTGCTGTTCCAGAAGATGATCCGCTACACCGAGTCGCGCGGCACACGGCACATCGCGGGCCAGACCCTGGTGGAGAACAAGGCCATGCAGGGCCTGGCCCGCAAGTTCGGCTTCGCGATCTCCCCGGACCCTCACGACGAGAGCATGGTGGACATGGTCCTGGAGCTGGAGCGACGCCCGGACTGA
- a CDS encoding 4Fe-4S dicluster domain-containing protein, which yields MKILSAARMERCIGCNSCSLACARLVHKRLSWSSAGIRIHSSGGISTGFQALTCLACDPPPCAAACPTGAYSPRKGGGVVVKKDLCIRCGACVKACPVDAIAEDFEGAPYVCIHCGRCVEFCPHDCLEMVDVEELHARDKEVPA from the coding sequence ATGAAGATCCTCTCGGCCGCGCGCATGGAGCGCTGCATCGGCTGCAATTCCTGCTCCCTGGCCTGCGCCAGACTCGTGCACAAGCGCCTGTCCTGGTCCTCGGCGGGCATCCGAATCCATTCCTCGGGCGGCATCTCCACGGGCTTCCAGGCCCTGACCTGTCTGGCCTGCGATCCGCCGCCCTGCGCGGCGGCCTGCCCCACCGGAGCCTACTCCCCGCGCAAGGGCGGCGGCGTGGTGGTCAAGAAGGATCTCTGCATCCGCTGCGGGGCCTGCGTGAAGGCCTGCCCGGTGGACGCCATCGCCGAGGACTTCGAGGGCGCGCCCTACGTCTGCATCCACTGCGGCCGCTGCGTGGAGTTCTGCCCCCACGACTGCCTGGAGATGGTCGACGTCGAGGAACTCCACGCCCGCGACAAGGAGGTGCCCGCATGA
- a CDS encoding aldehyde ferredoxin oxidoreductase N-terminal domain-containing protein — translation MIRDHFRVLVMDLAAGKGKVAKIDGRDEVAGGSGLAALLFNLYGLPDRPWDDPAQPFILAIGPLTGYFPLMSKTVAAFKSPYHDQYAESHAGGRSALALRFADYDALVLVGRAARPSVLVVGSRRVELRDAQFLWGMDALNVAKRLRQMSGGSGHRSILRIGPAGENRSALACINVDTYRHFGRLGSGTVLGAKNVKAVAIRGDADFPFDQGGAACGGAVSKDYPKLFKEIHRQLTDTQMMSKYHNLGTAGNVAALNELKSLPWRNLQQTTDPGVEGISGERFADETLLRNTACAGCPVGCVHIGFVREKFMADNRWLYRQVSYDYELIFAVGSMLGVTSAFDVLRIVDAVEKQGLDVMGAGVALAWATEALEKGLLTPGQVLEPLAFGDANAYARAVEHLGRAANEFYRDLGRGALVAADTYGGADFACVLGQEMAGYATGELYFVAQALGFRHSHLDSAAYSWDQKHDEKDVDKGVEFLVADESGRSFLTSMVSCLFARGVYKDELLAQALESVGYTALARNMAQVGEHIRRLRWRTRFATGFNPEAVRIPKRFTEVSTWKGPVDPVYMEALRRAYAKRLRELGKPLEDEAPA, via the coding sequence ATGATCCGCGACCACTTCCGCGTGCTCGTCATGGACCTGGCGGCGGGCAAGGGCAAGGTGGCCAAGATCGACGGCCGCGACGAGGTGGCCGGAGGATCGGGCCTGGCCGCCCTGCTCTTCAACCTCTACGGCCTCCCCGACCGGCCCTGGGACGATCCCGCGCAGCCCTTCATTTTGGCCATCGGCCCGCTCACCGGCTACTTCCCGCTCATGAGCAAGACCGTGGCGGCCTTCAAGTCGCCCTACCACGACCAGTACGCCGAGAGCCACGCCGGGGGCCGTTCGGCCCTGGCGCTGCGCTTCGCGGACTACGACGCCCTGGTGCTGGTGGGCCGCGCGGCGCGGCCGTCGGTGCTCGTGGTGGGCTCGCGCCGGGTGGAGCTCAGGGACGCCCAGTTCCTCTGGGGCATGGACGCCCTGAATGTGGCCAAGCGGCTGCGCCAGATGTCCGGCGGCTCCGGCCACCGGAGCATCCTGCGCATCGGCCCGGCGGGCGAGAACCGCTCGGCCCTGGCCTGCATCAACGTGGACACCTACCGCCACTTCGGCCGCCTGGGTTCGGGCACCGTGCTGGGGGCCAAGAACGTCAAGGCCGTGGCCATCCGGGGCGACGCGGACTTTCCCTTCGACCAGGGCGGCGCGGCCTGCGGCGGCGCGGTGTCCAAGGACTATCCCAAGCTCTTCAAGGAGATCCACCGCCAGCTCACGGACACCCAGATGATGAGCAAGTACCACAACCTCGGCACCGCCGGGAACGTGGCCGCGCTCAACGAACTGAAGTCCCTGCCCTGGCGCAACCTCCAGCAGACCACGGACCCAGGGGTGGAAGGCATCTCCGGCGAACGCTTCGCGGACGAGACCCTGCTGCGCAACACGGCCTGCGCGGGCTGTCCCGTGGGCTGCGTGCATATCGGCTTCGTGCGCGAGAAGTTCATGGCCGACAACCGTTGGCTCTACCGCCAGGTCTCCTACGACTACGAGCTCATCTTCGCCGTGGGCTCCATGCTCGGCGTGACCAGCGCCTTCGACGTGCTGCGCATCGTGGACGCGGTGGAGAAGCAGGGCCTGGACGTCATGGGCGCGGGCGTGGCCCTGGCCTGGGCCACCGAGGCCCTGGAGAAGGGCCTGCTCACGCCGGGGCAGGTGCTGGAGCCGTTGGCCTTCGGCGACGCGAACGCCTACGCCCGGGCCGTGGAGCACCTGGGCCGGGCGGCCAACGAGTTCTACCGCGACCTGGGCCGGGGCGCACTGGTCGCTGCGGACACCTACGGCGGCGCGGACTTCGCCTGCGTCTTGGGCCAGGAGATGGCGGGCTACGCCACGGGCGAGCTCTACTTCGTGGCCCAGGCCCTGGGCTTCCGCCACTCGCACCTGGACTCGGCGGCCTACTCCTGGGACCAGAAGCACGACGAGAAGGACGTGGACAAGGGGGTGGAGTTCCTGGTGGCCGACGAGTCCGGCCGGTCCTTCCTGACCTCCATGGTCTCCTGTCTCTTCGCCCGGGGCGTGTACAAGGACGAGCTCCTGGCCCAGGCCCTGGAGAGCGTGGGCTACACGGCCCTGGCCCGAAACATGGCCCAGGTCGGGGAGCACATCCGGCGGCTGCGCTGGCGCACCCGCTTCGCCACGGGCTTCAACCCCGAGGCCGTGCGCATCCCCAAGCGCTTCACCGAGGTGAGCACCTGGAAGGGACCGGTGGACCCGGTCTACATGGAGGCCCTGCGCCGAGCCTACGCCAAGCGCCTGCGCGAACTGGGCAAACCCCTGGAGGACGAGGCTCCGGCTTGA
- a CDS encoding glycerol dehydrogenase: MISCTLFPGRYMQGAGALSRLRHELARMGRRHFLICSPTPLEQVLPPLLPGLKTIGDIRTERFGRECSDQEIQRLTALARDFGAEAVSAVGGGKTLDAAKMVAAGLDLPVALVPTIASTDAPCSSVSIIYSPQGEFERVETLSRNPDLVLVDTELIAKAPARYLVAGMGDALATWFEADSCRISRATTIAGGVCSMTALTLARSCYETVRDWGLAARTACEAGVVTPALERVVEANTLLSGLGFESGGLGAAHAMHNGLTALPATHRLNHGEKVAFGVLASLFLTDKPLMLVDEVYTVCGELGLPTTLADLGLDGITEHELARVAEKACAPGESIHNEPVEVSPDLVRAAIKAADAEGRRRKKTGAAG, translated from the coding sequence ATGATCAGCTGCACCTTGTTTCCTGGCCGGTACATGCAGGGGGCCGGAGCCCTGTCCCGCCTGCGCCACGAACTGGCGCGCATGGGCCGCAGGCATTTTCTCATCTGTTCGCCGACTCCCCTGGAGCAGGTGCTGCCTCCGCTGCTGCCCGGACTGAAAACGATCGGGGACATCCGGACGGAACGTTTCGGACGTGAATGCTCGGACCAGGAAATTCAACGGCTCACAGCGCTGGCCCGGGACTTTGGGGCCGAAGCGGTCTCCGCGGTCGGTGGCGGGAAAACCCTGGACGCCGCGAAAATGGTGGCGGCAGGGCTCGATCTCCCCGTCGCCCTGGTTCCGACCATCGCCTCAACGGATGCGCCGTGCAGTTCGGTCAGCATCATCTATTCCCCCCAGGGCGAATTCGAGCGGGTGGAAACGCTCTCCCGCAATCCCGACCTGGTTCTCGTGGATACCGAACTCATAGCGAAGGCCCCGGCCAGGTATCTTGTCGCGGGCATGGGAGACGCCCTGGCGACGTGGTTCGAGGCTGACTCCTGCCGCATCAGCCGCGCGACGACCATCGCCGGCGGCGTCTGCTCCATGACCGCGCTGACCCTGGCCCGCTCATGCTACGAGACCGTCCGGGACTGGGGCTTGGCCGCGCGCACGGCCTGCGAAGCAGGTGTGGTCACCCCGGCGCTCGAGCGTGTCGTGGAGGCCAATACGCTTCTGAGCGGCCTGGGGTTTGAAAGCGGAGGGTTGGGAGCGGCTCATGCGATGCACAACGGCCTGACCGCCCTGCCCGCCACCCATCGGCTGAACCACGGGGAAAAGGTCGCCTTCGGCGTCCTCGCCTCCCTGTTCCTGACCGACAAGCCGCTGATGCTCGTGGATGAAGTCTACACGGTGTGCGGGGAACTCGGATTGCCGACCACGCTCGCCGATCTGGGACTCGACGGAATCACGGAGCACGAATTGGCGCGCGTTGCTGAAAAGGCCTGCGCACCCGGGGAAAGCATCCACAACGAGCCCGTGGAAGTCTCTCCGGATCTGGTTCGCGCCGCCATCAAGGCTGCCGACGCGGAAGGCCGTCGCCGCAAAAAAACCGGCGCCGCGGGGTGA
- a CDS encoding ABC transporter substrate-binding protein: protein MRRFMALALCAVCILAWSGAAFAQQKLVKIPTCWMDSSEAFNIWYAKEKGWDKEEGLDIEMLLFGSGPAQMEALPAKQWVMGGTGVGGVLIGGMRYDISLIAPVIDESEVNAFYVRADSPILKTKGFNPAYPDVYGSPDAVKGKTILLTSQTTSHYIVGKWLEILGLKEGDVKITNMEQSSIVAAFEKGIGDAASVWAPFTFTCESRGWVKAGSTGTTKANTATVLVGDKKWCNEHPELTAKFLRVYFRASKAMRVAANADEIVKAYQKFMSDFCGTKMSVTDAKNDLAVHPRWTLDEALKLNSGSNSSDMAKWQVEAATFFTKMGRFSPAELEKFKKADLVTDKFLKIAAEKPLQ, encoded by the coding sequence ATGAGACGGTTCATGGCACTGGCGCTCTGCGCGGTCTGCATTCTGGCCTGGTCCGGGGCGGCCTTCGCCCAGCAGAAGCTGGTCAAGATTCCCACCTGCTGGATGGACTCTTCCGAGGCGTTCAACATCTGGTACGCCAAGGAAAAGGGCTGGGACAAGGAAGAGGGTCTGGACATCGAGATGCTGCTCTTCGGCAGCGGCCCGGCCCAGATGGAGGCCTTGCCCGCCAAGCAGTGGGTCATGGGCGGCACCGGCGTCGGCGGCGTCCTCATCGGCGGCATGCGTTACGACATCTCGCTCATCGCCCCGGTCATCGACGAGAGCGAAGTGAACGCCTTCTATGTCCGCGCCGACAGCCCGATCCTCAAGACCAAGGGCTTCAACCCGGCCTACCCCGACGTGTACGGCAGCCCGGACGCGGTCAAGGGCAAGACCATCCTGCTCACCTCGCAGACCACCTCCCACTACATCGTGGGCAAGTGGCTCGAGATCCTGGGCCTGAAGGAAGGCGACGTGAAGATCACGAACATGGAGCAGTCCTCCATCGTGGCCGCCTTTGAGAAGGGCATCGGCGACGCGGCCTCGGTCTGGGCGCCGTTCACCTTCACTTGCGAATCGCGCGGCTGGGTCAAGGCCGGCTCCACCGGCACGACCAAGGCCAACACCGCCACCGTCCTGGTGGGCGACAAGAAGTGGTGCAACGAGCATCCCGAGCTGACCGCCAAGTTCCTGCGCGTGTACTTCCGCGCCTCCAAGGCCATGCGCGTCGCGGCCAACGCGGACGAGATCGTCAAGGCCTACCAGAAGTTCATGAGTGACTTCTGCGGCACCAAGATGAGCGTCACGGACGCCAAGAACGACTTGGCCGTGCACCCGCGCTGGACCCTGGACGAGGCCCTCAAGCTGAACAGCGGCTCGAATTCCTCCGACATGGCCAAGTGGCAGGTCGAGGCCGCCACGTTCTTCACCAAGATGGGCCGTTTCTCTCCGGCCGAACTGGAGAAGTTCAAGAAGGCCGACCTGGTCACCGACAAGTTCCTGAAGATCGCCGCGGAGAAGCCCCTGCAGTAG
- a CDS encoding ABC transporter ATP-binding protein — protein sequence MNTTEQQPRVKIACENLSKTFIQKGTQRVPVLREVSLEVYDEELLVVLGPGQSGKTTLLRMIAGLETPSEGRVLLDGEVMTGPGPDRGLVFQSYMLFPWKTVLGNVLLGLEMSGVPQEKRREIADHYLNMVGLKGFESYYPHQLSGGMKQRVGIARAFATQPKVMLMDEPFGQLDAQTRFFMEQETERIWLAEKRTMVFVTNNIDEALLLGDRIVTLEGKLPGRVKASYDVDLPRPRDPMDIEFLRLRQEITDAQELTL from the coding sequence GTGAACACCACTGAACAACAGCCGCGGGTGAAGATCGCCTGCGAGAACCTGAGCAAGACCTTCATCCAGAAGGGCACGCAGCGGGTTCCCGTGCTCCGGGAGGTCTCCCTGGAGGTCTACGACGAGGAACTCCTGGTGGTCCTGGGGCCGGGCCAGAGCGGCAAGACCACGCTCCTGCGGATGATCGCCGGGTTGGAGACGCCCAGCGAGGGCCGCGTGCTCCTGGACGGCGAGGTCATGACCGGGCCGGGCCCCGACCGGGGGCTGGTCTTCCAGAGCTACATGCTCTTCCCCTGGAAGACGGTGCTCGGCAACGTGCTCCTCGGCCTGGAGATGAGCGGCGTCCCCCAGGAGAAGCGCCGCGAAATCGCGGACCACTACCTGAACATGGTCGGGTTGAAGGGCTTCGAGTCCTACTACCCCCACCAGCTCTCCGGCGGCATGAAGCAGCGCGTGGGCATCGCCCGCGCCTTCGCCACCCAGCCGAAGGTCATGCTCATGGACGAGCCCTTCGGCCAGCTCGACGCCCAGACCCGCTTCTTCATGGAGCAGGAGACCGAGCGCATCTGGCTGGCGGAGAAGCGCACCATGGTCTTCGTGACCAACAACATCGACGAGGCCCTGCTTCTGGGCGACCGCATCGTGACCCTGGAGGGCAAGCTCCCGGGCCGCGTCAAGGCCTCCTACGACGTGGACCTGCCGCGTCCCAGGGATCCCATGGACATCGAGTTCCTGCGCCTGCGCCAGGAGATCACCGATGCCCAGGAATTGACGCTCTAG
- a CDS encoding ABC transporter permease, whose amino-acid sequence MSNSAESVCNEVILRAGERKRITLGRVLRNEYFLNTVSLIAFFGFWHWAAASQVLGSSSALATPFQVVDKLHELFTETLAGLTMWGHILASLKRVLIGFLLAALLGVPLGLLMALNPYVNAVVKPIVDIFKPMPPLAWISVAILWFGIQETPKIFIIVIGSFVPALLNAYNSVLLIEPELYDVVRVMGGSRWDEVRQVCIPASLPAISAGLQIAMSSAWGCVLAAELVSSRSGLGYIIIQGMKVSDPAMVLGGMVVIAAIAWILSQAMDWLDRKLCPWRRDIKGL is encoded by the coding sequence ATGAGCAACAGCGCCGAATCCGTCTGCAACGAAGTCATCCTGCGCGCCGGGGAGCGCAAGCGGATCACTCTGGGGAGAGTGCTGCGCAACGAGTACTTCCTGAACACCGTCTCCCTGATCGCCTTCTTCGGTTTCTGGCACTGGGCCGCCGCCAGCCAAGTGCTCGGCAGCTCCAGCGCCCTGGCCACGCCCTTTCAGGTCGTGGACAAGCTGCATGAGCTGTTCACCGAGACCTTGGCGGGCCTGACCATGTGGGGCCACATCCTGGCCAGCCTGAAGCGGGTGCTCATCGGCTTCCTGCTGGCCGCCCTGCTGGGCGTGCCCCTGGGCCTGCTCATGGCCCTCAATCCCTACGTCAACGCCGTGGTCAAGCCGATCGTGGACATCTTCAAGCCCATGCCGCCGCTGGCCTGGATCTCCGTGGCGATCCTCTGGTTCGGCATTCAGGAGACGCCGAAGATATTCATCATCGTCATCGGCTCGTTCGTGCCCGCCCTGCTGAACGCCTACAACAGCGTCCTGCTCATCGAACCCGAACTCTACGACGTGGTCCGGGTCATGGGCGGCAGCCGCTGGGACGAGGTCCGGCAGGTCTGCATTCCGGCCTCGCTGCCGGCCATCTCCGCCGGGCTCCAGATCGCCATGTCGAGCGCCTGGGGCTGCGTGCTGGCCGCCGAGCTGGTCAGTTCCCGCTCCGGCCTCGGCTACATCATCATCCAGGGCATGAAGGTCTCGGACCCGGCCATGGTCCTCGGCGGCATGGTCGTCATCGCGGCCATCGCCTGGATTCTGTCCCAGGCCATGGACTGGCTGGACCGCAAGCTCTGCCCCTGGCGGCGCGACATCAAGGGCCTCTAG
- a CDS encoding ABC transporter permease, with protein MAYETVKVHKPLLLRVLPVLSVASFILLWEFCVAPPGVEDWRIPSTLLSRPSDVVLLAIDKLTNVNPDGATLLTHAWVSMQEAFLGYLLALVVGLPLGLLMGWFATVRGLARPIFELIRPIPPIAWIPLTIFWFGIGLGGKVFIIWISGIVPCVINAFIGVRMTNPVHIQMARTFGAGDWKIFTSICVPSALPMVFGALQIALAYCWVTLVGAELLASDQGLGFLITMGRNLGRTDIVILGMVSVGLAGAVIGVIIDKIEARLLAGIRR; from the coding sequence ATGGCCTATGAAACAGTGAAAGTGCACAAGCCCTTGCTGCTCCGCGTCCTGCCGGTGCTCAGTGTGGCTTCCTTCATCCTGCTCTGGGAGTTCTGCGTCGCGCCTCCGGGAGTCGAGGACTGGCGCATTCCCTCGACCCTGCTCAGCCGCCCGTCCGATGTCGTGCTGCTGGCCATCGACAAGCTGACCAACGTGAATCCCGATGGCGCCACCCTGCTGACGCACGCCTGGGTGAGCATGCAGGAGGCCTTCCTGGGCTACCTTCTGGCCCTAGTCGTCGGACTGCCCCTGGGCCTGCTCATGGGCTGGTTCGCCACCGTGCGCGGCCTGGCCCGGCCCATCTTCGAGCTCATCCGGCCCATTCCGCCCATCGCCTGGATTCCGCTGACCATCTTCTGGTTCGGCATCGGCCTGGGCGGCAAGGTCTTCATCATCTGGATCTCGGGCATCGTGCCCTGCGTCATCAACGCCTTCATCGGCGTGCGCATGACCAACCCGGTGCATATCCAGATGGCCCGGACCTTCGGCGCCGGGGACTGGAAGATATTCACCAGCATCTGCGTGCCCTCGGCCCTGCCGATGGTCTTCGGGGCGCTCCAGATCGCCCTGGCCTATTGCTGGGTGACGCTGGTGGGCGCGGAACTCCTGGCCTCGGACCAGGGCCTGGGCTTCCTCATCACCATGGGCCGCAACCTCGGCCGCACCGACATCGTGATCCTGGGCATGGTCAGCGTGGGGCTGGCCGGCGCTGTCATCGGCGTGATCATCGACAAGATCGAGGCCAGGCTCCTGGCCGGAATTCGGAGATAA